Proteins encoded in a region of the Longimicrobium sp. genome:
- the murB gene encoding UDP-N-acetylmuramate dehydrogenase, translating into MPHSNTLGPAVGELEARLGADRLERDALLGPFTTFKIGGPADMLYRALTPDELARAVLAARELEIPFFLLGMGANILIGDRGFRGLVIKNEVEHVEFLDDNRVKAGGGAKVYHDLIQATVARGLGGLHHFVGIPSTVGGAVWQNLHFLSPAPERERTVFIEEVVEGATVLTEEGDVREVDCAYFNFGYDYSILHDRKDVVLDVTFRLDPTPREVLRDVIRENLMWRDDRHPDLWLYPSAGSVFQKIEGVGAGRLIDQCGLKGHVLGSAQIFHKHANIMVNLGGATSDDVRGLIDLAQATVKRELGYELKTEIGMIGEF; encoded by the coding sequence ATGCCCCACTCGAACACCCTCGGCCCCGCGGTGGGCGAACTGGAAGCCCGCCTCGGCGCAGACCGCCTGGAGCGCGACGCGCTGTTGGGGCCGTTCACCACCTTCAAGATCGGCGGCCCGGCGGACATGCTCTACCGCGCGCTGACCCCGGACGAGCTCGCCCGGGCCGTGCTTGCCGCGCGCGAGCTGGAGATCCCCTTCTTCCTGCTGGGGATGGGAGCCAACATCCTGATCGGCGACCGGGGCTTCCGCGGGCTGGTGATCAAGAACGAGGTTGAGCACGTCGAATTCCTGGACGACAACCGCGTCAAGGCGGGGGGCGGGGCCAAGGTGTACCACGACCTGATCCAGGCGACCGTCGCGCGGGGCCTGGGGGGGCTGCATCACTTCGTAGGGATTCCCAGCACGGTGGGCGGAGCGGTCTGGCAGAACCTCCACTTCCTCTCGCCCGCGCCGGAGCGGGAGCGCACGGTGTTCATCGAGGAGGTGGTGGAGGGCGCCACCGTCCTCACCGAGGAAGGCGACGTGCGGGAGGTGGACTGCGCCTACTTCAACTTCGGCTACGACTACAGCATCCTGCACGACCGCAAGGATGTGGTGCTTGACGTCACCTTTCGCCTCGACCCCACCCCGCGCGAGGTGCTGCGCGACGTGATCCGCGAGAACCTGATGTGGCGCGACGACCGGCACCCGGACCTCTGGCTATACCCGAGCGCCGGCTCCGTCTTCCAGAAGATCGAGGGCGTAGGCGCGGGCCGCCTGATCGACCAGTGCGGGCTCAAGGGGCACGTGCTGGGGAGCGCGCAGATCTTCCACAAGCACGCCAACATCATGGTCAACCTGGGCGGCGCCACCTCCGATGACGTCCGGGGCCTGATCGACCTCGCGCAGGCGACGGTGAAGCGCGAACTGGGCTACGAGTTGAAGACGGAGATCGGGATGATCGGGGAGTTTTGA